Part of the bacterium genome, CTGTATTCTGTTCTCTGTTTTCTGTCATCTGTTATCTGTTGTCTGTCATTCTGTCATCTGTTGTCTGTCTCTTGTCATCCGTATTCCCCGCTTGCTACGAAGCGGGCAGGTGTTAACTGTTCCCTGTTTTCTCCTATCTCTATTTCCCACTTATTAAAATCTACGAAATGAGTCCAGCTTTTATGTCCTTGTTTTTCTATATGTAAATTTTGCAAAGGATAACGTAATGGTGCGCGGGGTTTTTGTAAAAGTTTCATGTCTGTTTCAGATAAAAATTTTCCGCCTTTTTTTAAATTACACCCAAAACAACAAGTGACAACATTTGTCCAGTTGGTTTTTCCTCCTCTATGTCTGGGGAGGATGTGGTCAATATTTAGCTTTTTCTGGTCTAATTTTCTATCGCAATATTGACAGGTATATTTATCTCTTTTATAAATATTTTCTCTGGACAACTTAATTCTCAAGTTTGGATAACCCAAATAAAAACCTAAAATTATTATATTGGGTTTTTTGAGTGAACAAGAAACAGAATGGATAAAACCGTTATTTGGAATCTTCTTGTTGGCTGCATTGCCGAATAAAAAATTATTTTGGGAATGTTCCAACCATTTTTGAAAATCGTACAATTCGTAATTGTTGTTTTGAGATTCCACGACTTTGGCATGTCCTGTATAAAGAAAGCATATAGCTCGTTTTGCGCTGCATACATTAATTGCCTGCCAAAGTTTATTTAAAACCAATACTTTTTCTTCTAAAAGATTCATGGTCGGGATAATAACATAGCAATAATTTTTTATCAATTTAATCGGAACATAGACATTTTTCCGATGTTTTACGTTGTGGAGTTCATCTAAAAAAATAAGCCATCGTTGTAAGCTGTTAGAGCTTTATGAAAAAACCAGCACGGCAATTCTAAAATAAACCAAAAGCGAAACTATATCTACAATACTTGCAATAAACGGACCGGACATTAAAGCCGGGTCCAGTTTCATTTTTTTGAACAATAGAGGTAGCA contains:
- a CDS encoding HNH endonuclease, which translates into the protein MNLLEEKVLVLNKLWQAINVCSAKRAICFLYTGHAKVVESQNNNYELYDFQKWLEHSQNNFLFGNAANKKIPNNGFIHSVSCSLKKPNIIILGFYLGYPNLRIKLSRENIYKRDKYTCQYCDRKLDQKKLNIDHILPRHRGGKTNWTNVVTCCFGCNLKKGGKFLSETDMKLLQKPRAPLRYPLQNLHIEKQGHKSWTHFVDFNKWEIEIGENREQLTPARFVASGEYG